The Primulina eburnea isolate SZY01 chromosome 12, ASM2296580v1, whole genome shotgun sequence genome includes the window CAGACTCCATTCTTCATGAGAAAAGAAATTATGGGCAAGTGTGCTCAGTTGACACAATTTGATGAAGAACTTTACAAGGTTATTCTTAAACCTATTTTATAACTCAAAAACTAACTGTTAGAGAAATTTCATGCCACACTTGGAGCTGTACTGGGCACGAGTTTTGAACTGGTAGTCCTTGCTCGTATATCACATCAGGAGAGATTCCCCCTCTATTAGATTACCGAATTAAGAACGTCGGTTGTAGCGATTCCTGCTGGAAGTGGAATCCGATTCTGAAACAGAAAGGGTCTTCCTTCGCTGAGAATGTCAATTTTATTTCTGCCTGCTAGACCTGACCTCCTTCCTAGGACAACTGCGAAATGTTTTTCTAGAATGCCCAATATATCTCGCCCCCAAAAGCGGAGACCGAAGAACCGCCAGGTTGTCGAGGACACATCTGAAGAAGAGGCTTTGCACCTGAAATAGGACTAATGCAGATCTAGAAGATGTGAAAATAAaataggtagaaattaaaacaaaaagatCATATCCCATTCTAAAGGTACGACAATCCTCGAGTTCAATCAGGCTCAAAACTCAACACTTGTAAGATTGATACGTCACACACCAGAAAAAATTAGAATTGACCCATTATTCGGATGGATTCCCGAGTTCTTGAGGAACTTATTCCAACTGTTTCCTATCTGCTGCTCTAGTTACGTTTTACTAGAGTATTTTTagctgatttttttttatgttttcaaATGTTTAACCAAATTGAGATGAATTCCAAACAAAGTTATCAATTACTAAACAAGTATTATGAGACAACTGGTGTAGAGAATGCAATTCTTTGAAAAGACCTTTGAGTCGTTATTATAACAAATCTATAAGATGGCTGGAGACAGACCTTACTTTGTTAAGCAATTTGAAGTGGCAAAGCATGTAATTTGGAGACTATATATGAGTTTTTTTTGTCCAAAATGGTCACCTTCATTGTCACACCTCTTGTGTTGCATAGCCATATTTTGCTAAAAATCCAGTTTGCGTTTATCCATGACAACTATCATTTTACCAAATTTTCTTTGAAAAGCCACTGAAACCTCATGAAGATAACATGAAGAATAGAGTTATTGTTATTTGATGCTCCGAGGAGTCATACATATTTTTGTCTGCTGGTGCACTTGCCAACTTGGAAGTTTTTTCAATGAGCGATATGATCGATGTCAAGACTCAAGAGATAGGATTATTAGTAACGTCAAACAGGTGATGTTAGGGTACTCGCAACCATTTAAGGTCGAAAATGGACAAAGACGGTATCTTAGTTTATTCCAGAGCACCTTGAAGTTAGCGTGTGAAATGAAGTGAAATGTTTTGTTGATTTAGCATATGAATTCTCACTTTAAGAGTGTTGGttctttatattatataatgatATTGTTAACCAGTCGAATGAACATATTCAATTTGAGAGGCTCAGATCAGttttgtgttttatttgataGGACTTTTTTCACACTATAATGCGATTAAATTATTTTGCTGAATCCCACATTTGGgattttttttcttgatctGGTGATGATATTGCTTGCAATTTTGTTTATATGCTTGATAGCTTTCTtaatggaattttttttttgggtaatTAAAAATGTGCCTGATTGTTTGTTCAATAGGTAACTGGCGAGGGAGACGACAAATATCTTATTGCTACTGCTGAACAACCACTTTGTGCATATCACCTAGATGAGTGGATACATCCTTCACAACTGCCTTTGAGGTACATTATCACCAATTGAGTAACTTGGCCTGCTATAGTCTTATAGCTAGATTGTTGGGTTTAACATGTTCTTTTGCAGTCAgttaagattttattttgtttaatttttgttttttgttttactTATGAATAATGTGTTCTATCAGATATGCTGGATATTCGTCATGCTTCCGTAAAGAAGCAGGTTCGCATGGTCGAGATACTCTTGGAATTTTTCGTGTTCATCAGTTTGAGAAGGTGGAACAATTCTGTATAACCAGCCCAAATGAAAATGAGTCATGGGACATGCACGAAGAAATGATAAAAAATTCCGAGGATTTCTATAAAATGGTATCTCGTTCAATTTCccttgtttttattgatgattgcGGCAACCATGAAAATCTACTATATATGGGTTGTAGTGAAAAATTTATGTTTTGAAGCGAACTCCTATGCATGCCTGCTAACTTAATGGTCACCATTTATTTTTCCTTATATTCACACCATGAATTAATTTCAACTGACTTTATGGATTATTATCAGCTGAAAATTCCCCATCAAGTTGTAGCCATTGTCTCTGGGGCACTAAACGACGCAGCTGCGAAAAAGTATGACTTGGAGGGTTGGTTCCCTGCATCAAATACGTACAGAGAACTGGTCTCCTGCTCAAACTGTACAGATTATCAGGCGAGAAGATTGGAAACTCGCTACGGGCAAAAAAAGGTAAAATTAGTATGCATGGAATTGTCAGCCTCTCTCTATGAATTTTACACCAAGGCCAGAGGACAAATCATTCCAGGGCATCTTTAGGATCAACCCGAAAACACCAATTTATACAAGACCTCAACACTATTAACTCTATGTCTCTCACTTGGTCGTGTGCCTATCTTATTGATTTTTTGTGGTCATTGTCTCGCAATCTTTATTCTCTCCCAAATGCTTAACTTTTCTTATACAAATACATGTGCAGGGTAACGATAAACCTAAATACGTGCACATGTTAAACTCTACCCTCACAGCAACCGAGAGGACAATGTGCTGCATCCTGGAGAACTACCAAAAGGAGAATGGGGTCGAAATACCGGATGTTTTAAGACATTACATGGGCGGCAAGACCTTCCTTCCTTTCAAGAATGACCCGGGCAAGGAGACCAAAGGGAAGAAGACCAAGTAATGAATCCCAGTTCCTTATTCTCCATGATTTAAGACGTGCCCATGAAATTTGAGTTAGCACCTTCTCTCCCTCGCTGTACAAGGTTTTTTACTTTTCCCATTGGCCGCGCCTTTTTCTATGACAACAATTCATTTATTGGCGTTGGAATATGCATTCTGTCAGATTACAACTTATGAGATTGTTGTTTACGATAATTGTTTTGATTAAAGAGTTTGTGTGGAGCCAAAtgttaattttgatatatagacAAATGCAGCGTAGTAAGTTGGAATAAAATTGCAAAATGGCACGATTCACTTAATTGCTGTGTACGCAATTGTTCTTGTTACTATATATTAAACAAGAGAtggtgacttttttttttttaaaaaaaagaaaaataaagataaaatactGTTTTTCTTCGCAAATTTACAGATATACTATCTAGGTATCATTATTgttttatttatatgataaactTTGAGTTAGTCGATATTTTTGGTATGTACCGGGTAAACTTGGGCCAACACATGTAACAATTTTCCTGACGGTGAATGAATGGTTGAATTGTGGGTTAATATGATATTAGATGGCTTAATTATTATTGATAGTTGTTAAATGTCCACGGGATTCAGGTGTTCCCTACCAGAATAACTAAAGGAATCAATGccccttttattatttaataattaaaataatctcATTGTCGCAAAACCATATGCTACAGACCATAGGCATCAAGGATATATAAACATCTtgcattaatattatttttacattaaAAATTCTTATCTTAACCCATAGTACCCTGATTCCTTTGTTCATATCTAATGTTATCTTTAATTAGATCTAGCAAAATATATTGAATATGTTAAATtttatgtattaaaatattttaagtaaaCATTGAGTTCAAAAGGTGCGgcgtagattttttttttaatcttgagAATCAACAGTCATTTTCTTTGATGCACTctgagtaaaaaaaaaaaaaaatcaacacaGTAGCCTGTAAAACATGTCGACAAGATAAATCACATTAAACAAACTTTGTGTCACATGCTTAAAGTTAGGATAACAGAGGCATGGTGAGATTCAACCTCTTACATCTTAGTATGGATTCACCAAAGCCTACCATCCAAGTTATCCTTGGACACGTAAAACTAATTAATTTCATTACAACTAAACATACACCAAGACAAAAGCACATGCTTTTTAGTTATAATTGCAAAGAAAAGAAGCATGCCTAGTGCATTTATTATTGAAATGTCTCGATCCATTTTAAAATAAGTTCGAAATTACATGTCTtgacaaaatatatttatatatatatatatatatatatatatatatatatatatatatatatatatataaattaaacaaCAATTAGTATACAACGATTATATTCTTGTTGCTTGTCGtacttatttttaaatatttatttttaagataAAAGAAGCTTCTtagaaaataaataattcaataaGGAATCAATTAAGTCAACTTAGCATGTgcctatttataattaattaagaacCTTTTTTCCAATAAATCACAACTCGTGGTAGATGGGAGACCCGCCAGTTCATTATCGCTACAATGTTTAATCTCGATATTGGATTATTAGAAGAAAATTACAATATAGACATATGACATTTAAGCTTCGTTTTGTTTGGACAAActactttaattttttttgttttataaaaaatatgttTGTTTAAAAGGTTTCTGAaaatagttttttaaaaaatgttctCCAAGCATATTttcatgacaaaaacttgtgtgagacggtctcacaggtcgtattttgtgagacatatattttatttgggtcatctatgaaaaaatataacattttaatgtgaatatcagtagagttgatcattctcacagataaagattcgtgagactatctcacaagagacttactcatttttcaaataataattgagagatatttttgatatttttataataatagagAAAATTGTTCAAACATATTTTAACTATAAAAacgtttttataaaatatttgtcCAAACAGAGTCTTAATGTTTGGTTTCGCCCCTAAAAAGTTCGATTAATTCATTTTTGAACTATTCGATCTGGTAGATTTGATTTAATCCGACCCTAATGATATAAATTATTTGGTCTTTCATTTTTTTGACAATGTAATTGTTTGTCACGAaaatttgcgggcgtgccaggcacgtgtTCGTGCCAAATTTGTGAAATAATCTGACTTCGTTTACCAAGCGTTGCGGGTCTCGATTCGGCCGTAAGTTCTAACTCCTTCGAAATGGCTCAAAAACGTAAACACGAAATAAGGAATATGACAAATTTATAGAAGGAATCCATTAAcaacatcaaatttaattacGTTGCTATGAATTTGAACGACATTATCACAAGAAAGTTGGAGGAATATGCGAAATATGAAGAaactaaaatactggaaaatgaaaaatgagCGTGCAATTGATGATAGAATTCTGCAGAGCTTTTACTGTAGATTTTTGTGTGTAGTTGTTGAGAGAGTTTTCTGATCGTCTTCATCCACTTTCGTTCCACTCTGCACGACAGTTTTCCCTTCCCCCGTCACTCCACGTTCTTCCACTTCCTTCCACGTCGGGCCGTGGCAGCGAAATGCTATCATGTTTCTTCACTGGGCCATTGGGCTTTTTCTCTGTTTGGGCTTTATCTCTTGGGCTTCCAAGACTTTGGCTAAATCACTATAAGTTGGGTAATGACCCATTTATTTGGGCTAAACAATTGCCCCCCGTAGCCAATTTGGCCCATGGGCCAATTTGGCTATGTTTTCGCACGTCCCTTTTCAAATACATAGAATTCCCTCGCACATTTCCAAGTATTTTTATTTCCTTGGAGTCCTTCTAAAATGAGTTTGAAAATGTACCCCCTTCACAATACCAGATCCTAGCTTGTTTATATTTCTACCACAAACCTTATTCCCCAACTATCTTCCTCGATCTCCGCACCAAATCCCTAAACCTCCTACGCATTCCCTTCGTTCCTTCTATTATACCCTCATCACCACACTTCTTCGCTGGAACACAGAAACAAAGCTCCCTCCTACCGCCTTTCGTTCCTTGATTTTGCCCACTGTCCGGACGCTTTTAGTCGACTGCGAACCTCAGAGTGTGGATCGATTTGGGCGCAACCGAGGTTTGTTCTCCCTTTGCGTGGTTTGGTTTCTTCGCCTCGCACCTTGCTGCCCGTGCGACTCCAGGAAGAAGGTAAGTTCTTGGGTTCATACTTTCCTTCAATATGGTGGAATTAATTGTGTGGACACCCTCTGTTTTTGTTCGAAACTTTGCACTGATACCTTTAGGTGGGCGTTATTCGGGCACTTGTGGCAATGAAATCAATATGCTGTTTAATGCTCTTTCCCGTTGATGttaatttttcttttgaaaagatTTCCTGATTTAAGATATGAAGTAGCTCGTGCGTATTAACTCACAGGGACAAGCAGTGATTCTTCGCTTGTGAGCACCTATCGTTTTACCCGTAGGAGCCAACCTCTTTCCCCTAATAGCAGATTTGTTACTGGGATGTCTACTTCTGGGTATGTTTATTCTTTATCTGGGTGTACTTTGATAAGTCTCCATTCATCTCACTTTGAATTTAATGCCATTTGCAGACCCTCAACGATCGTCGAGGAAGACTCGACCTCGGTGGAAATTTTTAATCATATCATTGATCCTTCCTATTTTCATATTCCCTTATCCACCGAGGCCACCAACATGCTCTTTCCTCTGCCCATCCTTGAGCCAAACGCCTTACTGCTAAATCGCACTGTTGTACCACCCTTTGAGTTTGCCAAATTTAAATCTTTACCCAGAGGAGACGCTAACTGGAATGTTTGGGTGGAGAGGTTGAAAAAATTTGATGGGGGAATGTGGCGAAAGCAAGGCCTTTACCAATTCATCCAAATGTCCACCACCGACCGTAATTTTAATCTTGACCTTCTTGAGGGTGCCATTCGGCTGTGGGCACCGCATTGTAATTCCTTTATTCTTCCATGCGGCCCTATGTCCATCACTCTTCAAGATGTTTTGCACCTCACTGGCCTTCCCATTCTAGGAAACGACTTTGCTAGCCTGGTAGATGCCCGGGACTTACCCCAGCTCCCTGAACAATATTGGAGCCCTTCCTCTTACTCTCAGATTATCAAGTCTTGGTGCGCTCTCAAGAGGACTTCTCCTACCAGCGAAGAACGTATATCCTTTATGTGGGTATTGATATGTAAGTATCTTTTTTGTCCTTCTTCTGGTAAGCCGACTATGGAATATCTGGCCCTCGCTCGGTCTCTAAGCACTGGAAATGTACACGGTCTAGGTGTGATGTTTCTGGGATCACTCTACCATTGGCTGAATGTCGCCGTGAATGATGTGCCCCTCTCTAGGCTTAACGGGGTGATGTGGTTCCTTCAGATGTGGCTGTTCTCTTATTTTCCTGAGTTAAAATCCCCACCCGGCCTTCTTTCTGAGAGGTTGTCATGGAGGGAACTAATGGCTTGTCAGAGTACTTTCACTGTTGCAGGGGTGTGTGCTTTTATGCGATCTCTGCCCTTCTCGAGAGCAGTTCACCGGCCACCATTCCTCACCATCACAGCCGAGGATTACCCGTGGATTGGGTATATGGCTACCAGTAAAGCGACAGACGTAACTTCCTTGGTTAACAATGTGCGGACTGCCACCCTACATCCTCGTTTCCTTGTACATGACGGGGTGTCCCCCCGTGATCAGAGTACCCATGTTTTTGAGTTCTACAATCCAACCTTGTACCCCTCCCAGCTAGGTTTGTGTCCAACCGTGCCCTCCAACGCTTTGTATCTGCCTCGCCCCCTGAACGAAATGTTGAAAGCAGAGTTGTCTCAAAAAAAATTCACTTCCCTATCGTTGATCGAATTATCGGAGCAATTCGAATATTTTAAGACTCCTGTTGTGGAGGCCCCCATTTCAGTCTCCGATGACTACCTTGCATGGTGGACTGCGAGATACAATTGTATTATCCCTGCAGAGTTGGACATATCAGGTATATTTTCCCCTGCTTTTGTATGATTTGCTATTCTGAGATTTTAAATATTACGTATTTGGACATGTAGATCCTCAAAGTCCTCGACCAGTCTTGGATCTGTCGGTTGCAAGGAATGATAAAAAAGGCAAGGAGGGGAAGCCCAATCCTACCCCAGTGATTCCGTCTGTTCAAGTGAAACAAGTATCTGTTCCTTCGCCGTCGAGATGGCGGACTCGATCTACCACTCATTTGTCTCGGGCAATCCAACCACTCATCTCCATTCCTCCAGCTGGCCTTGTGACGGTGGAAGAACTTGATTCCTCCTCAACCTCCAGTCCTTCCAGAGAAACCGAGTCGGATGAGCGCATCCATTTGGCCACTCCTCTGTCCTCATTAAAGCGTAGAAAAGTCCTTCCTGGGGGTCATTCTGATGATGTGGTAGAGAAATCTCCCTCGGCTGGCTCCCACTGTCAGGTAATAGCCATTCTACTCTCCCTTTCAATTCCAGTTATTGTTTGGGTCTCACCTTCTCTTTGGCTTTGTAGGATTTATCGGTACGGAGGGCGATGGTCTCTTTGGTTGAAGAGAATCAGGCATTTGACTTTAGCTTTTTAGATTTTGGGGCCTCCCCTATGGTTTCTTCTTCTCACATTCCTACTGGCTTGGAAGTAGCCACCGCCAAGGCTTCGCTGCGGCATTTTCTAAATATAAATCTTGATGCCTTAGGAGCCATGGAGAGGAGCACCATTCTGTCTGCCATGTCCATACTGCAGAGTAGCCCTGATTTTTCCTCCACATCCC containing:
- the LOC140807265 gene encoding serine--tRNA ligase-like, whose amino-acid sequence is MLDINLFREEKGGNPEKIRESQRRRYANVGLVDEVIQLDTAWRERQYELDLLKKDFNSINKKIAGLRIAGDDISGMIASTEENKKLTAIKEAEVQEALAAVQSRLQIIGNLVHDSVPISNDEANNAVVRSWGEKWTAPKLKNHVDLVELLGIADIKKGANVAGGRGFYLKGDGVRLNQALINFGLEFLEKRGFTALQTPFFMRKEIMGKCAQLTQFDEELYKVTGEGDDKYLIATAEQPLCAYHLDEWIHPSQLPLRYAGYSSCFRKEAGSHGRDTLGIFRVHQFEKVEQFCITSPNENESWDMHEEMIKNSEDFYKMLKIPHQVVAIVSGALNDAAAKKYDLEGWFPASNTYRELVSCSNCTDYQARRLETRYGQKKGNDKPKYVHMLNSTLTATERTMCCILENYQKENGVEIPDVLRHYMGGKTFLPFKNDPGKETKGKKTK